A portion of the Malania oleifera isolate guangnan ecotype guangnan chromosome 3, ASM2987363v1, whole genome shotgun sequence genome contains these proteins:
- the LOC131150492 gene encoding uncharacterized protein LOC131150492, whose protein sequence is MAAQLVNPAAATIAAPPFSTTRLKEKMKKKDNNSVPYLGFQRAWAFHHQGPLDGLHRRSITLLSLGSAVAELMMSEKGASAAARRPPPPPPAEKKEPNAGGVQAKVIASKKRKEAMKEAVARERERGKPVGP, encoded by the exons ATGGCAGCCCAACTGGTAAACCCAGCAGCAGCCACCATTGCTGCACCTCCATTCTCAACAACAAGACtgaaggagaagatgaagaagaaggacaacAACTCTGTTCCTTATTTGGGCTTCCAGAGGGCCTGGGCTTTTCATCATCAAGGCCCACTTGATGGCCTTCATCGCAG GTCTATTACCCTACTGAGCTTGGGAAGTGCAGTGGCGGAGTTGATGATGAGCGAGAAGGGCGCATCGGCGGCTGCCAGACGCCCTCCGCCGCCACCGCCGGCGGAGAAAAAGGAGCCAAATGCTGGGGGTGTTCAGGCAAAAGTAATAGCTAGCAAAAAGAGGAAGGAAGCCATGAAAGAAGCTGTGGccagggaaagagagagagggaagccAGTTGGcccctaa